The following proteins come from a genomic window of Pseudomonas sp. WJP1:
- a CDS encoding epoxide hydrolase family protein: MSIRPFTLAITPEQLEDLDRRLRASRFPDTLAADSWDDGTSANFLARLLDYWRNQFDWRVHEQRINRLPQFLAEIDGEQIHFLHQRGIGPKAMPLIITHGWPGSFLEMERLLALLTDPAKYGGDASDAFDVVVPSLPGYGCSPAPTKAGISSRQIAGLWASLMGELGYDRFGAQGGDIGAGVSMWLARNFSPKLIGAHLNYIPGSFRPPLGRAQDAMSEAEQDFLNRSGQFAATEGAYAALHATKPQTLAFALADSPAGLAAWIVEKFQAWVDHPDDLEQVVPFDVLLSDIALYWFSGSIQATLRLYKENRLDPLVFQDNERVETPLGVALFPKELPMPPRSWVERVFDVHRWEHMPRGGHFAALEQPEILAEEVRAFFRPLRG, encoded by the coding sequence ATGTCGATCCGCCCTTTCACGCTTGCCATTACCCCTGAGCAGCTCGAGGACCTCGATCGACGCCTGCGCGCTTCACGCTTTCCAGACACCTTGGCGGCGGACAGTTGGGATGACGGTACTAGCGCGAATTTTCTTGCACGCCTCCTGGATTATTGGCGCAACCAATTTGATTGGCGCGTTCATGAACAGCGAATAAACCGGTTGCCACAGTTCCTGGCGGAAATTGACGGCGAGCAGATTCACTTTCTGCACCAGCGGGGGATTGGGCCCAAGGCTATGCCGCTGATCATTACCCACGGCTGGCCGGGCTCTTTCCTGGAGATGGAACGGCTCCTTGCACTTCTGACCGATCCTGCGAAATACGGGGGCGATGCTTCAGACGCCTTTGATGTAGTCGTGCCCTCTCTACCCGGCTACGGTTGCTCTCCTGCTCCGACCAAAGCGGGTATCAGCTCCAGACAAATCGCCGGACTCTGGGCATCGTTGATGGGTGAGCTGGGCTACGATCGATTTGGCGCTCAGGGAGGCGATATCGGTGCGGGTGTATCGATGTGGCTCGCTCGTAACTTCAGCCCCAAGTTGATAGGTGCCCATCTCAATTACATCCCGGGTAGTTTCAGGCCACCTCTTGGGCGAGCCCAAGACGCCATGAGCGAAGCAGAACAGGATTTTCTGAATCGAAGCGGCCAATTTGCGGCGACCGAAGGTGCTTACGCGGCTTTGCACGCGACTAAACCACAAACCCTGGCTTTCGCACTTGCAGACTCGCCAGCGGGCCTTGCTGCCTGGATTGTCGAAAAATTCCAAGCATGGGTAGATCATCCCGACGATCTTGAACAAGTGGTGCCGTTTGACGTGCTCCTCAGCGACATAGCGCTTTACTGGTTCAGCGGGAGCATTCAAGCAACCTTGCGGCTATACAAGGAAAATCGACTTGATCCACTAGTTTTCCAGGACAACGAGCGAGTGGAAACTCCGTTGGGCGTGGCGTTGTTTCCCAAAGAGCTGCCCATGCCACCACGCAGCTGGGTCGAGCGCGTGTTTGATGTCCACCGTTGGGAGCATATGCCGCGTGGTGGTCATTTCGCAGCGCTGGAGCAGCCCGAAATCCTGGCTGAAGAGGTCAGGGCATTCTTCAGGCCTTTGAGGGGTTAG
- a CDS encoding YceI family protein → MNPRFLRFISLVALLALGVPVQGGAVEYSDVNAKASTIRFTYNQMGTRAFGTFKEFVGDLDFDTAHPEAAHANLTIDLTSIDAGSDDANTELQKPAWFDTERYPQATFESTRVKDLANDRYLITGNLTLRGLTRKVDVPVLLKADGGVGIFVGELTLKRNDFKIGEGEWADSFVSNDINIQFRMVAPQR, encoded by the coding sequence ATGAACCCTCGATTCCTGCGTTTCATATCCCTGGTCGCCCTGCTTGCGTTGGGCGTTCCTGTGCAGGGTGGTGCAGTTGAATACTCGGATGTGAATGCCAAGGCCAGCACCATCAGGTTCACCTACAACCAGATGGGCACGCGAGCCTTTGGCACTTTCAAGGAATTCGTCGGGGACCTTGATTTCGATACCGCCCACCCCGAGGCAGCCCACGCCAACTTGACCATCGATCTGACCAGCATCGACGCCGGTAGTGACGACGCCAATACCGAGCTGCAAAAGCCTGCCTGGTTCGATACCGAGCGCTATCCGCAGGCCACCTTCGAATCAACGCGCGTCAAGGACCTCGCCAACGACCGCTACCTGATTACCGGCAATCTGACGCTGCGAGGCCTGACACGCAAGGTGGATGTGCCGGTTCTGCTCAAGGCCGACGGCGGTGTCGGGATCTTCGTCGGCGAGCTGACGCTCAAGCGCAATGACTTCAAGATCGGCGAGGGGGAGTGGGCCGACAGTTTTGTTTCCAACGACATCAATATCCAGTTTCGCATGGTCGCGCCACAGCGCTAG
- a CDS encoding GntR family transcriptional regulator yields the protein MNQTRYAVVAKDLMEGISSGRFPVGTLLPTEFELCELYDVSRHTVRAAITQLQNQGLVSRRKRVGTRVESATPKGGYSQSLASVSDLVHLAETQVRSIQSVQHFVADIALAKRLGLEPGEHYFCVSSIRVDQQNLRAPLCWTDVYAQDIYSEVIELAEQHPDELIAALIEQHFGRHIDVVDQQVRAVLLSPEISKSLNAEAGSPGLNIVRQYRDEEGAVMVVSETTHPQDRFTLVSQMRREKNLAS from the coding sequence ATGAACCAGACGCGCTATGCGGTCGTTGCAAAAGACTTGATGGAAGGGATTTCCAGCGGGAGATTTCCGGTCGGGACCTTGCTGCCCACGGAGTTCGAGCTGTGCGAGCTGTATGACGTGAGCCGCCACACCGTGCGTGCCGCCATCACCCAATTGCAGAACCAGGGGCTGGTTTCACGACGCAAAAGGGTGGGAACCCGGGTTGAATCTGCCACCCCCAAGGGCGGCTATTCGCAGTCGCTGGCGTCGGTATCGGACCTTGTACATCTGGCTGAAACCCAGGTGCGCAGTATCCAGAGCGTGCAGCACTTCGTGGCCGACATCGCGCTGGCCAAGCGATTGGGCCTGGAACCCGGCGAGCATTACTTTTGCGTGTCCAGCATTCGGGTCGATCAGCAGAACCTGCGGGCACCGCTATGCTGGACTGACGTTTATGCCCAGGACATCTACTCAGAGGTCATCGAACTGGCCGAGCAGCATCCCGACGAGCTGATTGCCGCGTTGATCGAGCAGCACTTTGGTCGACACATCGATGTGGTGGATCAGCAGGTACGCGCGGTACTGCTGTCACCCGAGATTTCAAAGAGCCTCAACGCTGAGGCCGGCTCCCCGGGTTTGAACATTGTTCGCCAGTATCGTGACGAGGAGGGGGCTGTGATGGTGGTGTCGGAAACCACCCACCCTCAGGACAGGTTTACGCTGGTTAGCCAGATGCGCAGGGAAAAAAATCTGGCGTCTTAG
- a CDS encoding alpha/beta fold hydrolase has protein sequence MPRWPMRLPRHADLFDEMLKQLGIEQADVFGVSWGGALAQEFALRYPSGVRRLIFAANATPWCGGTARTSCTAPFAVPNCTSCRASWLLALT, from the coding sequence ATGCCCCGCTGGCCGATGCGTCTGCCGCGCCATGCCGACCTGTTTGACGAAATGCTTAAGCAATTGGGAATCGAGCAGGCCGATGTGTTCGGTGTGAGTTGGGGCGGTGCGTTGGCGCAAGAATTCGCCTTGCGTTACCCGAGCGGGGTGCGCCGACTGATCTTCGCGGCGAACGCGACACCCTGGTGCGGCGGCACAGCGCGCACATCCTGCACCGCACCATTCGCCGTGCCGAACTGCACGTCCTGCAGGGCGAGTTGGCTTTTAGCCTTGACTTGA
- a CDS encoding Ig-like domain-containing protein, whose amino-acid sequence MKNAPPAFRSLSYLRRSSVASLMLISASLATVSAAPLDDESQPPPTDPSAYYNPPADPIAAAAALEALKTMPETNQGALALPNGAYGDRNTPRADNVLPPSLQTSFNYPTNGKPSPLYGAQPFTQQLLLFEEFGTEKLDPTIPAPPLTFPVPTVGPAPAQDPNSIARSAPSGSALDAFMRQPGLFPFPSQFSNVLDRNPWKAQIEAFLNRQPVGSPAEGRPPGKGWSHQRWNEFYPQVAYKTVQVGARVNTGMRDRRQLHNYAVGEFGPGGLYYQTSDIPTTTGTTKGIDTRFHPNFPLQNHNALWTFDGTFPAKLLMVRYGQPVLMRHYNALPIDPAANMGFGLHTISTHEHNGHSPAESDGYTNAFFFPGQYYDYRWPLQLAGYDTINTKAEDPRAAFPCAPGEKLFVNDASPGLKTCENGTIKIRGDWRETMSTHWFHDHMLDFTAQNVYKGNAVMMNYYSALDRGNEAIEDGVNLRLPSGSAMPWGNRDYDVNLVVADKAWDANGQLWFNPFNTDGFLGDQILVNWQYEPRLKVRARSYRFRILNGSVSRYFRIALVREIAGNGGEFPGPSGSGVSYSRVPFHLIGNDGNIMEHAVPFDGSMDLDGDGDKQNHNGILPTQGIAERFDIIVNFAKNGIKTGDKLYFVNLMEHKTGKGPEKNVLSLADVLSEKYKAVIKQGSKGPEWDKGDPVVGKFMQMIVQPYTGQDLSMDPVAYEPAKPGKPAGKKMIPLTLDRDNAADLAKIKVARHREFIFGRSDGTDEAPWTIKTDGGFGYDMDARRISAAAQLSTGPTDGGYSGDGTLEVWKIKNGGNGWNHPVHVHFEEGIILSRDGKAPPEWEKWARKDVYRIGEGIDSSVDVEMAIRFREFAGTYMEHCHNTQHEDTSMLLRWDIEHPGQFQLMPTPLPGWDGVTYVASAALPTFRTPGNGDGNGDDDENQNQKPVANPDSAASSNGQPVTINVLANDTDPDGNLPLKVVGLSQPDSGQGVVSTDGVRVIYTPPASITAPFTAAFTYQASDAKNAVSEPATVSVAVTPAPTVNEELVATSATVTVRSNNRYTWDLAGTTSKGTGNTLAVTVTTTAGPLSLGNAILTPTGSGARWRVSVSTTGAGPTPSPTATIRSVFGQTVTVPIVAH is encoded by the coding sequence ATGAAAAATGCACCACCCGCATTTCGTTCCTTGAGCTACTTACGGAGGTCGAGTGTGGCCTCCCTGATGCTGATCAGCGCCAGCCTCGCCACCGTCAGCGCAGCCCCGCTGGACGATGAAAGCCAACCGCCACCGACCGACCCCTCGGCCTACTACAATCCTCCAGCCGATCCGATCGCCGCCGCGGCAGCGCTCGAAGCCCTGAAAACCATGCCCGAGACCAACCAGGGCGCATTGGCCCTGCCCAACGGCGCGTATGGCGACCGCAACACACCGCGTGCCGACAACGTGCTGCCACCGAGCTTGCAGACCTCGTTCAATTACCCCACCAACGGCAAACCCAGCCCTTTGTACGGCGCTCAACCGTTCACCCAGCAATTGCTGCTGTTCGAGGAATTCGGCACGGAAAAACTCGACCCGACGATCCCGGCCCCACCCCTGACCTTCCCCGTACCCACTGTCGGCCCGGCGCCGGCCCAGGACCCCAACAGCATTGCTCGCAGCGCCCCGTCGGGTTCGGCGCTGGATGCGTTCATGCGCCAGCCCGGCCTGTTCCCGTTTCCGTCGCAGTTCTCCAATGTGCTGGACCGCAACCCGTGGAAGGCGCAGATCGAAGCCTTCCTCAACCGCCAACCCGTGGGCTCGCCGGCCGAGGGGCGGCCACCGGGAAAAGGCTGGTCGCACCAGCGCTGGAACGAGTTCTACCCGCAGGTCGCGTACAAGACTGTGCAAGTCGGCGCGCGGGTCAATACCGGCATGCGCGACCGCCGGCAACTGCACAACTACGCCGTCGGTGAGTTCGGCCCCGGCGGACTCTACTACCAGACCTCGGACATCCCGACCACGACCGGCACGACCAAAGGCATCGACACCCGCTTCCATCCGAATTTCCCGCTGCAAAATCACAATGCGCTATGGACCTTCGACGGCACCTTCCCGGCCAAACTGCTGATGGTCCGCTATGGCCAGCCGGTGCTGATGCGTCACTACAATGCCTTGCCGATCGACCCTGCGGCCAACATGGGTTTCGGCCTGCACACCATCAGCACCCACGAGCACAACGGCCACTCCCCGGCTGAAAGCGACGGCTACACCAATGCGTTTTTCTTCCCCGGGCAGTACTACGACTATCGCTGGCCGCTGCAACTGGCCGGTTACGACACCATCAACACCAAGGCCGAAGACCCGCGCGCGGCGTTCCCTTGCGCACCGGGCGAGAAGCTGTTCGTCAACGACGCCAGCCCAGGCCTGAAGACCTGTGAAAACGGCACGATCAAGATCCGTGGCGACTGGCGCGAAACCATGAGCACCCACTGGTTCCACGACCACATGCTCGATTTCACCGCGCAGAACGTCTACAAGGGCAACGCGGTGATGATGAACTACTACAGCGCCCTGGACCGCGGCAACGAAGCGATCGAAGACGGCGTCAACCTGCGCCTGCCCAGCGGTTCGGCCATGCCATGGGGCAACCGCGACTACGACGTCAACCTGGTGGTCGCCGACAAGGCCTGGGACGCAAACGGCCAGCTGTGGTTCAACCCGTTCAACACCGACGGCTTCCTCGGCGATCAGATCCTGGTCAACTGGCAGTACGAGCCACGCCTGAAAGTACGCGCCCGCAGTTACCGCTTCCGCATTCTCAACGGCTCGGTGTCGCGCTACTTCCGCATCGCCCTGGTGCGTGAAATCGCCGGCAACGGTGGTGAGTTCCCAGGGCCTTCCGGTTCCGGGGTGTCCTACAGCCGGGTGCCGTTCCACCTGATCGGCAACGACGGCAACATCATGGAACACGCCGTGCCGTTCGACGGCAGCATGGACCTGGACGGTGATGGCGATAAACAGAACCACAACGGCATCCTGCCGACCCAGGGCATCGCCGAGCGCTTCGACATCATCGTCAACTTCGCGAAAAACGGGATCAAGACCGGCGACAAGCTGTACTTCGTCAACCTGATGGAACACAAGACCGGCAAGGGTCCGGAGAAGAATGTCCTGAGCCTGGCCGATGTGCTGTCCGAGAAGTACAAGGCGGTGATCAAACAGGGCAGCAAAGGACCGGAATGGGACAAGGGCGACCCGGTGGTGGGCAAGTTCATGCAAATGATCGTGCAGCCCTACACCGGCCAGGACCTGAGCATGGACCCGGTCGCTTATGAACCGGCCAAACCGGGCAAACCGGCGGGCAAGAAAATGATCCCGCTGACCCTCGATCGCGATAACGCCGCCGACCTTGCCAAAATCAAAGTGGCGCGGCATCGCGAGTTCATTTTCGGCCGTTCCGACGGCACCGACGAAGCGCCGTGGACGATCAAGACCGACGGCGGTTTTGGCTACGACATGGACGCTCGGCGCATCAGTGCCGCGGCGCAGTTGTCCACCGGCCCGACCGATGGCGGCTACAGCGGCGACGGTACGCTGGAGGTGTGGAAAATCAAGAACGGCGGCAACGGCTGGAACCACCCGGTGCACGTGCATTTCGAAGAAGGCATTATCCTCAGCCGCGACGGCAAGGCGCCACCGGAATGGGAAAAATGGGCGCGCAAGGACGTGTATCGCATCGGCGAAGGCATCGACAGTTCGGTGGACGTGGAAATGGCGATCCGCTTCCGCGAATTCGCCGGGACCTACATGGAGCACTGCCACAACACCCAGCACGAGGACACCTCGATGTTGCTGCGCTGGGATATCGAGCATCCAGGGCAGTTCCAGCTGATGCCGACACCCCTGCCCGGCTGGGACGGTGTCACCTATGTGGCTTCCGCAGCGCTGCCGACTTTCCGTACACCGGGCAACGGTGATGGCAACGGTGACGATGACGAAAACCAGAACCAGAAACCGGTCGCCAACCCCGACAGCGCCGCCAGCAGCAACGGCCAGCCGGTGACCATCAACGTGTTGGCCAACGACACCGACCCGGACGGTAACCTGCCGCTCAAAGTGGTGGGCCTGAGCCAGCCGGACTCCGGCCAGGGCGTGGTCAGCACCGACGGTGTGCGCGTGATCTACACACCACCGGCCAGCATCACCGCACCGTTCACCGCAGCCTTCACCTATCAAGCCAGCGACGCGAAGAACGCGGTGTCGGAACCGGCAACGGTGTCCGTGGCGGTGACGCCGGCACCGACGGTCAACGAAGAGCTGGTGGCGACCAGTGCGACTGTCACGGTGCGCAGCAACAATCGCTACACCTGGGACCTGGCCGGGACTACGTCCAAGGGCACGGGCAACACGTTGGCGGTGACCGTCACCACCACCGCCGGCCCGCTCAGCCTCGGTAACGCGATCCTCACGCCAACCGGCTCCGGAGCGCGCTGGAGGGTGTCGGTGAGTACCACCGGCGCCGGCCCGACACCGAGCCCGACCGCGACCATACGTTCGGTCTTCGGGCAGACAGTTACGGTGCCGATAGTGGCGCACTGA
- a CDS encoding RHS repeat-associated core domain-containing protein, giving the protein MSSQSRRTILLATDQQQSVLNVLDANQPNPIAFTPYGHRPRESGLLSLLGFNGELPDPLTGHYHLGKGYRQFNPVLMRYNSPDSLSPFGKGGINAYVYCLADPINSKDPTGHALVKSLMDNLGAIGAHTEDALRAAKQNLGGGKNLREIAKSVKMDPEVFLVNHATSRAAQVVSSNIDTFITDIPTLKTEAMVVSTRELVKYSLREQGSILYDLAQKKSILTPSNKIRMQESFKMMDDFHHGAISKISSEQIARIKAMPAPQLQKNQNDIRKR; this is encoded by the coding sequence ATGTCTTCTCAATCACGCAGAACGATACTGCTGGCAACCGATCAACAGCAGTCGGTGTTGAACGTCCTCGACGCAAATCAGCCCAACCCCATTGCCTTCACACCCTACGGCCACCGTCCACGAGAAAGCGGTTTGCTCAGCCTTCTCGGGTTTAATGGCGAACTGCCGGACCCGCTGACCGGGCATTATCATTTGGGGAAAGGGTATCGGCAATTCAATCCGGTGTTGATGCGGTACAACAGCCCGGATAGTTTGAGTCCGTTTGGAAAGGGGGGAATAAATGCCTACGTTTATTGCCTCGCAGACCCTATAAACAGTAAGGATCCAACAGGGCATGCATTGGTGAAATCACTCATGGATAACCTTGGAGCAATTGGTGCGCACACCGAAGACGCATTGAGAGCGGCAAAACAAAATCTTGGCGGTGGAAAAAACTTAAGGGAAATAGCAAAATCTGTCAAAATGGATCCCGAAGTTTTTTTGGTGAATCACGCGACTAGCAGGGCAGCGCAGGTAGTATCAAGCAACATAGATACATTCATTACAGATATACCGACTCTAAAAACGGAAGCCATGGTAGTTAGTACCCGGGAGCTCGTTAAATATTCCCTACGGGAACAGGGCAGTATCCTGTATGACCTTGCTCAGAAAAAATCCATTTTAACCCCAAGCAACAAAATTCGCATGCAAGAATCATTTAAAATGATGGATGATTTTCATCACGGCGCTATCAGTAAAATTTCCAGTGAACAAATTGCGCGAATCAAGGCTATGCCTGCTCCACAACTACAAAAAAACCAAAATGACATTCGAAAACGTTAA
- a CDS encoding phosphoribosyltransferase has protein sequence MNHSSQTLLRDRTDAGRRLVEPLLPYAQRADVIVLALPRGGVPVAYEVATALGLRLDLMLVRKLGVPSHPEYAMGAIASGGIEIRNEQALRAHPIDKAAFEAVVARETRELLRREQVYRGSRAPVQLKDQVVILIDDGLATGASMLAAVRAVRGQTPARIVVAVPLAPVETVESLRREVDELVCPIMPDWFTSIGHWYMDFSQTSDKEVIDLLQRAWQREA, from the coding sequence ATGAATCACTCATCGCAAACCCTCCTGCGCGACCGCACCGACGCCGGTCGACGCCTGGTGGAGCCGCTGCTTCCCTATGCCCAACGCGCCGATGTGATTGTCCTGGCCTTGCCCAGGGGCGGGGTGCCGGTGGCCTATGAAGTGGCCACGGCGCTCGGTCTGCGCCTGGACCTGATGCTGGTGCGCAAGCTGGGTGTTCCGTCCCACCCGGAGTACGCCATGGGCGCCATTGCCAGTGGCGGTATCGAAATTCGCAATGAGCAGGCGCTGCGGGCACACCCCATTGACAAAGCCGCGTTCGAGGCCGTGGTCGCCCGGGAAACCAGGGAGCTGTTGCGTCGCGAGCAGGTTTACCGAGGCTCGCGGGCGCCGGTGCAGCTCAAGGACCAGGTGGTGATTCTGATCGACGACGGGTTGGCGACAGGGGCCTCGATGCTGGCGGCGGTGCGGGCGGTGCGTGGGCAGACGCCGGCGCGCATCGTAGTGGCAGTGCCGTTGGCGCCGGTTGAAACGGTCGAGTCGTTGCGCCGTGAAGTCGATGAGCTGGTGTGTCCGATCATGCCCGATTGGTTTACGTCGATCGGGCATTGGTACATGGATTTTTCCCAAACGTCGGACAAAGAGGTCATCGATCTGTTGCAGCGGGCGTGGCAGCGTGAGGCCTGA
- a CDS encoding MATE family efflux transporter, with translation MQTPAQPQRALWKTYLLFLAPMVLSNFLQSMSGTVNSIYIGQMLGTQALAAVSGMFPIVFFFIALVIGLGAGAGVLIGQAWGARETHLVKAIAGSTLLLGLLIGLVAAVVGSVFARSSLVGLGTPGDVLDDAVAYAHVMLWFMPTLLVFVLFTQLLRGVSDTLSPLLALVVSTCIGLALTPALIRGWLGLPPMGIQSAAFAGLAGNLAAMGWLAWRLIRKGHPLAPDREFFAAMRLDMAILGKVLRIGLPTGLQMVVLSLSELVILALVNQHGSQATAAYGAVTQIVNYVQFPALSIAITASILGAQAIGAGRIERIGPILRTGLMINVCLTGGLVVLGYLLSHWLLGSFLTEDATRSMAEHLLHIMLWSLLVFGFQAIIGGIMRASGTVMVPVAISIVCVVGVQLPVAYLLDARFGLQGVWMAFPVAYLGMLALQTLYYKLVWQHQKIERLV, from the coding sequence ATGCAAACCCCAGCCCAACCGCAACGCGCCCTCTGGAAAACCTACCTGCTGTTCCTCGCCCCCATGGTGCTGTCCAATTTCCTGCAATCCATGTCCGGCACCGTGAACAGTATCTACATCGGCCAGATGCTCGGCACCCAGGCCCTGGCGGCCGTGTCCGGCATGTTCCCCATCGTGTTCTTCTTCATCGCTCTGGTCATTGGTCTCGGCGCTGGCGCTGGGGTGTTGATCGGGCAAGCCTGGGGGGCGCGGGAGACGCATTTGGTGAAGGCCATTGCCGGGTCGACGTTGTTGTTGGGGTTGTTGATCGGGTTGGTGGCGGCGGTGGTGGGGAGTGTGTTTGCGCGATCGTCCTTGGTGGGGTTGGGGACGCCGGGGGATGTGCTGGACGATGCGGTGGCGTATGCCCATGTGATGTTGTGGTTCATGCCGACGTTGTTGGTGTTTGTGTTGTTCACGCAGTTGCTGCGCGGGGTGAGTGATACGTTGTCGCCGTTGTTGGCGTTGGTGGTGTCGACCTGTATCGGCCTGGCGCTGACGCCGGCGTTGATTCGCGGGTGGTTGGGGTTGCCGCCGATGGGGATTCAGAGCGCGGCGTTTGCCGGGTTGGCGGGGAACCTGGCGGCGATGGGGTGGCTGGCGTGGCGTTTGATTCGCAAGGGCCATCCATTGGCGCCGGACCGGGAGTTTTTCGCGGCGATGAGGCTGGACATGGCGATCCTCGGCAAGGTGTTGCGCATCGGCTTGCCCACCGGGTTGCAGATGGTGGTGTTGTCGCTGTCGGAGCTGGTGATCCTGGCGCTGGTGAACCAGCACGGCTCCCAGGCGACGGCGGCATACGGCGCGGTGACGCAGATCGTCAACTATGTGCAGTTCCCGGCGCTGTCGATCGCGATCACGGCGTCGATCCTCGGCGCGCAGGCGATCGGGGCCGGGCGCATCGAGCGGATCGGGCCGATCCTGCGCACGGGGTTGATGATCAACGTGTGCCTGACTGGTGGGCTGGTGGTGTTGGGGTATTTGCTGTCGCACTGGTTGCTGGGGTCGTTCCTCACCGAGGACGCGACGCGCAGCATGGCCGAGCACTTGCTGCACATCATGCTCTGGAGCCTGTTGGTGTTTGGCTTCCAGGCGATCATCGGCGGCATCATGCGCGCCAGCGGCACGGTGATGGTGCCGGTGGCGATTTCGATTGTGTGCGTGGTGGGGGTTCAGTTGCCGGTGGCGTATTTGCTGGATGCGCGGTTTGGGTTGCAAGGGGTGTGGATGGCGTTTCCGGTGGCGTATCTGGGGATGCTGGCGTTGCAGACGCTGTACTACAAGCTGGTGTGGCAGCATCAGAAGATTGAGCGGTTGGTGTAG